DNA sequence from the Corvus moneduloides isolate bCorMon1 chromosome 29, bCorMon1.pri, whole genome shotgun sequence genome:
CATAACCTGTTGATCTACGCCAGTGCTGAGGAAcagaatctcttttttttcccttttatagAGGAATCGTGGGCTCTCTGCACTGAGCTTGCGCCCATTTAGGTAATTTCCTGTCCCATTCTTACAGAGTCTGCATTGAATAGGAACTACTATGGTGAATTGGAGGAAGAAACATTGTTTTTGGGGCTGAGAAAGCTTGTTTATCTCATTTCAGTCAATATCACATTGCAGTGAGCCTGCTTTTCCTGTCACTGAACCcgagaggggaggaggaaaggaccAGAATGTGGAAATCCCTGTGGCCAAACTGGGCAGCAAAGGCTGGTAAGGGCCTTGTGTGATCCAGGAACTCAGGCCAGACCTGGACCTGGAGACTTCCCTGGCTGAGGAAGAGCCTGGGTGCTGTTAATTCCCTCCCAACAGCCAACAGATGAAAACCTGTCAAATTTGGTTCATTCCAGCCTGTATCTTGCGAGGAAATTTAAGAGATGGAAGTCAAATGGCTTTATTTTAGGGTAAGGGAGGATGATAAATATTTGGATTaatttgggtgattttttttggtttaatcCCAGTTCAAACTTAATTAAAGTGATGGATACCAATAGaaataacttaatttttattaaactttaAACTGACCACTGTGTCTGACATTGCCATATGTTACCCTTGATGTGCTttaacagttattttaaaaaatgaataatgaaacTGGAAACCCACTGCTGCAGAAATGGATCGACTTTAACACACAAACCTGGATAAATAGTTCAGAGTGAAATTGTCTCAAATGTTTCCTGTCCCCATGTTTTGAGGCTCTGATAACTTTTTTGCTTACAGAAaggtttgtgttgttttttttaagtcatttttTATGCTGTGTTCGACCTTTAATTAACTTTGGATTTAGGAATTTGACAAAGTAGAAGTTTATCTAATCCCCTCGCTTTGCAATTCCGTTCTCTTCCCCACAgctaagcatttttttctggagtcTAGAGACAAGTAATTTAAATTCTTGAAAGTGCTGGTGCCACACCACTGATTCCTTGACCTGTAGTCCTCAagtgtttttcctctctggcaCCCAGCACAGGTCAGGTCCCAGTttcctgcactgggagcaggatgcagccaagggaaggggcagggaaggaagttttgcagagccagggctgcttaactgctgcctccagctccagagGTTTTAATTTGTGTGCTGGTCCTTATTAATGTgcacaaaataaaactattaaggctggaaaagacctccaagatcatcaatCCAACCTTCAAATGGATTTGACGATCTTGGAGGTTGTTTGAACCTTCAAACCACGCTGGGTTTACCCTGAACCCTTTGTTTTGCTGAGCTTTAGTGGcgttattttctttctcctagtAAGACCTACTGTATTCCCACATTGTTCTCCATAATCCCAGGAGTCTCAAGCCACACACTCGAGCTTTTCCCCTTCAGTTTCTATtcaaggaagagagaaggaaaccCTGACTCTTTTCACTGGTGTTTGCTTTATTTGCCAAGGtaagagggaggaagagatggaagcaGAGGCCGTGGATTGTGCCATGCAAAGTGCCACTGTCCCCAGAGCCacctgcccctgccagccccagggcagggtgggcagcaagGTGAGGAGCAGCCGGATTCaattccaaaaggaaaacattccagCTGCCTGTGACCCTGTGGAGCTCATGGGATCAAGGAGAGCTGAGTGTCCGTGGGCCTTCTGTCAGCACCAGTGATTCTGTGCTGCTTAAACCACGCtggaatattttgggtttttcctgAAAACCCAACGCTCTCAGGAGGAGAAATGCCAAGTTGGCCATTGTCTCTTTGGCAGCCGGGCAGAGACTGTTCCTTTATCCTGTGGGGAAACGTCCCGGTGTGGCAGTAAATCATCCAACCGATGAAACTCCAACCTGTTATTCCATCATTTATCTAAAACTTCATACTGTGCCATTAATATCAGCCTCAGCCCACCTTGTCCTCTCATTAAACTGCCTGGGGCACTGTAATCTCATTATTTTATGAGACAGATACAAATGGTGTTCAGTAAAGCAGGGCACAGCTCCAGagctctgttttgtttcctcaAGGGATGTCATTCCCCAGCCTTGCCTACTACCGCCAATTCTTCCAGCGTGTCCCAGGGATACTTGATTATTTGGATTAACTTCGGGGCAGGAAAAGAGGATTAGGAAGCAGAGCCGCTCTTTAACGTGCACACGGAGACGGGTTACATCAGTTCTGTCTGTTTACAGACTTGCCCTgctgaaaaacaattttctaaAGCTGTTAATTATTCTGAATTATTTGCCAAATTACTACAAATCATTCCTGGCTTGGGACCCACCAGGAAGACAAAGGGGGAACTGTTTAGGTGGTGCTACCATCAGTCACTCACATGaactttctcctccctgcttgGCCAAATTCTgcctttccaaagcaaaaacTCATGtttacagatttaaaatatttagtctCTGGAAATTTGCAGCTCTTAAAGCTGCTTGGGAGCTTAGCGACGGGAATTATCCAGGAGAGCTTTCTGTTCTTCTCCTTCACCTCGTCTGGGCTACAAGTTCCATTACTGAGGCATCaaaatgctacttttttttttcctcaaatgggttttttttgtttttttttttttttgttaagatgCAAATTTTTGGCTTTGGATTCTGTCAGCCCCATTGAGGTGAAACCCTCAGGTATTTCAGACTCGGAATTGTCTCCTCCTAAGAGGCAAGGAGTGGAGCAAAGTGTGGATGACTCCAAGGAGCACAAAGGTGGATACTCCTGGTGGGAATTTCGCTgtgctctgagctgtgctgggggtgggggcTCTGCCAAAGCCCCTCAGAGCAAAGCTTATTTTGGGATGTCAATACCTGCATTGTTGGGAATGGGAAGAAATCCCACCGTGCCAAAGTGGCTGGATTAGtgctgagctgcctgggaattccagccttGTGCAAGGACCTGCAAATCCCAGGGACCAGGATCTGGAATGGcaacaaaaatattctcttgGGGTGTTGCTTTAAACGTTTTCAGAGGTGTGGaagggatttttcccttttatccatgtttttcttctcccaaaatTGTTCATTTTTGGATTAAGGCAACGTTGAATGTTTGTCACATGGAGCATCTCACGCTCTCAGGGAAAGACATCCTTCACCCGTTTGTTTCAGGAACAATTTGGGGGAGATTTTCATCAAACCACCCAAAGGAATCATAAAAATTTCCTTGATTTTACGATATTTAGGCAGATATTCTACTTCCCACACTGGCCAGTGGTGTAAACTGCTGGCACATGGAAATCCAGACGTGACAGCCTGGGAGTCTGGTTGTCTTTGGAGATACGAATGTCacttttttaaactaaattttctattttttaaagaactaaaatgttttttaacatGCAGCTGATCTGTATTGTGCCTTCCCCACTGCCACGCTCAGTTATTGCCATCCTTCTCCCCAAAACAGGTGattttgcaaaaaaatcccttcagctgggaaaaaaaccttcccctttagaagaggaaatgaaaaataaaaagttcatGGGGCTCATGGGAActggtttgggttatttttggaGGAAATAAAGCTGAGAATGTTGTCACCTTTTGGAGGGGAATGCCctgatttaatttctggaagTATCCATATATCAAAGGCTGACCAAAACCGAGGAGGATTTGATCTTTGCCTGGAATTCAAACCCGGCTGCATCCCCAGCTCTTCCACAGAAAAACACCAGCAGCTTTTGaagccaaaaccagcatttttttgGTCAGTAAATTCCCTCCCACAGGAACCCAGGCCGGGCTCTGCCGCGTCAGGGCTTTTCCTGCCCGCGCCTCCTCCGGCCTCGCGCCGTTCCCGAGCCTGGGATCGCATCCGTGCCTGTGTGGGCTGCAGAACCCTGTCTGTCTGCCCTCTCATTAGCACAGTGTGGGGTTAATTAACACCCTTTGGGTTAATTAGACACGTGCTTCCCTCCTGTTCGAAGTAACCAGCTCTGAGCGGTTTCTGTTATCCCAAATGGGTGCGGATCTGGCTGGGATGAGAGGAGGAGGTCACAGAAACCCCAATTCCATCCTCTGCAGACACCCACGAAGGGGGATAACAAACCTGGGGAGTCAGGCTGAGCGTGGGGTACTCTCCCTTCCACTCCCCACCCCCTTCTTGAGGCCAAATCTAATTATTTGATTCATCTGGACTTCTATCACGTTGTTCTGATCACTGGAAAAATTAGGGACAGATTATCTGAGTGCTGGGACAAGAACACAATGGCTTTGTCCCCCCTTCTCTACCAAGGGAAAATGGTTTGGAATGCAGAAATTTCAACATCTACGCTCATTTTTTgtcctgtattttttattaaaatcctGCGCCACTGTTGCAgtgccctggcccagccctggTCCTACACAGTAGGATGGGCTGGACCACGGGTCCCCCTTCCTGGTGTTCCCAAGGTGGGTGATGGCAACTCCCATCCCCCTCCCcgaacagaaaataaattagaaagaattaaaaaaaaaaaagcaaaaccaggggGATTGGAGACATGGAGACCTTGTCACTGCAgtctggggacacggggacccCTGTCACCTCTGGGGTGTCTGCTGGGAGACACAGGGACCCCCACCACCCTGCTGGGGGCTGTCCTGGTGACATGGGGACCCTCACGGCTCTACAGGGAGCTGGTGCAGTGGCGACCCTGCCCCCCAGGGACGGTGACACCTCGAAGCCCCCCGGCTGCAGTTGGGGGATGTCCCGGGAGGAGCTCAGGGCCGCCCCGGGGccgtgggcagcagcagcggctTGGGGAGCGTGGGGGGCTTCATGGACAGGGAGCGCTCCAGGGTGCCGGGCCGGGGTGCCCAGGGTGtcccccccggtgtccccagcgAGTGCATGCGGGTGAGGCCCCGCGGCGGCCCGGGGGGACTCACGGGGGTCCCCCCCAGCGAGTGGCTCTGTGCCAGCggccgccgcggggccggggggctaTCGGGGGGCACGTCCAGGCGCACCGGGGCTCGGTCGTGGGGGGCGAAGAGCGACCCGGGCCCCGCGGCGCGCGGCTGCACCCGGTTGGCGAAGGACCCGGTGCCCGGAGGGGTCACGGGCCACCCCGAGCCCCCCGAGCTCCCGTGCAGccgctgcagcagctcctccagagaCGCCTTGACCGGGGGTCCCggcccggggggctccgggcaGCCCACGGGGCCCAGCGGGACGGAGTGACCGCGCCGGAGCTCCCGCTCGCGGGGTgcccgggccgggggcagcgcggggggcTCGGGGCACGGCGGCTCGGGGGCGTCCCGCAAGGCGCCGGCCCCGCCCTGGGGCGGCAGCGCGGGGTAGAGGCGGGGGACGGGCGGCTGGGCCGGGGTCCGCGGGGCGCAGGGCGGCTCCGAGGGGGTCTTGGGCACGGCGGGGCGCTGGCAGCAGATGGCCACCAGCCCGGTGGCCAGGGCCCCCAGGACGAAGGCGCCCAGCACGCAGCCCACGAGCACCGGTACCGGCACCGTCGCTGCGGCCCCCGGCCCGGGGTGCCGCACCTCTGCGGGACCACTCGTCAGCCCAGAGGCAATGGGAGGTCCGGTACCCCCCCGCCCAGAGCCCCCCCGGTCCCACTCACACTCCTGGGGTTCCCTCTCCCAGAGTCCTCCCGTCCCTGGGGTCCCACTCCCATCCCTGGGGTCCTTCCTTGTCCCTATGGTCCACCCTCATCCCTCTCCTGTTCCTGGAGTCCCTCCTGGTCACTGGggtccccccaccccagggtgtttctccttccctggggtccctctcctgtccctgggGGTCTCATGTTTGTCTCTGGAGTCCTCCCGACGCCTCAGTCCCTCCCCAGTCCGTGCagtcccccctccccactccctggggtctctcctgctccctgggatCCCTCTctcacccctgggacacccctccCTGGTCCCCGGGGTCCCTCCCCAGAGTACCCAGACAATGTCACTGACCATGGACCACATCCCCATCCTCGTCGCCATCCCCTGCAGCCGTTGCCCCTGTGAGAGCAGAATGGGTCGGGCCAGGTTCCCCCACGTCCCTTGGAGCCCACCCGTGTCCCCTCCACATCCACCCCATCCTCCAGCATCACCCACATGtggccagggccaccccagTGTCACCCTGGTACCACCTGCACCCCCCTGTGACCTCGTGTCTACAGAAATCCCCAAATATTCCCATGTTCCCCGTGTCCCCCATGTTCCCCCActtcaccttggcagctcccACTGATCCCGAGGGATCCCTCCACGTCCTGCTGGAAGCCGCTCCTGGGACACACAGAGGGGACATCACCCTCGGTCCCCGGTGTGTCCCCGCACGGGGCAGGGCCCCACGAGGTCACAGGGGATGTGAGGGACACTCACGGAAGGTCCTCGGAGAAGGGGACGCAGCCCTTGGAGGGCAGCCAGACACAATAGGGGTCCCgggcagccaggcagctcctgcggggacacggggatggagCTGCCATCGcacatccctgtgcccccaTGCTGTGCCCGTgtgtgcccctgtcccctcccatgCCCTCGtgcccttggacacttccatGACCTTGCACATCCTTGTGCTCCCGTGCCTTTGCACACTCCCGTGTCTTCATCCCTCGCACGCTCCCACTCTCGCACACTCCCCTCCCTTTGCGGGGAAGGATGGCAATAACATTCCCATTCCCCCACACCCCCCTCCGCACCCCCCGTGCCCCCTCACGGCCCCGCTCACCCTCGGCAGGAGCCGTGGCGGGCACAGCGGCTCAGGGGCAGCCGCACCAGGCACCCGGCGAAGGCCACGAGGAGCTCCCGGCCCGGCaggtgcagctccagccccagcacccgGCTGGGGACCCCGGCCCCCCGCGGGCCCCGGCACCTGCGCCCGACAGCACCGGGGTCAGCGCAGCCCACCCTGGCACCCCAAACACCACCAGCCCCCACAGTGCCCAGAACCAcccccccccgcctccccaaacaccccccagcacccccaacCCCTCAGTGCCCACCAGgtgcccagcactcccagtaCCCGTGGCCCCCACAAGCCCCCCAGTCCCACAGTGCCCACAactccccagccccctccagCATCTATaagcccccccagacccccagaCCCCAGCCCTGAGGCACCCCATGCCTGCCCCTCACCGCCCGGGGTCGTAGAGGCTgatctcctccagcagcagtgtCTTGGCACCGCTGTCCCCCAGCTCTCGGGTGTCCCccggtgctggggtggcccCAGGGGTCTGGGTGGCCTCGGGGCGCTGTGAAGCTGCCAGGACCTTCAGCACTCGCCCGTCCTCGGCGCCCAGGAACAGCACGGTCTGGTTGCCGCGGGGCCCCGCGCCCGTGTCCACGGCCAGCTGGGTCAGCCTGTGGCAGGACACGGCCTCGCACACCCAGGCTGCGGCCGGGCTTTGCACGCCCTTGCACGGGAGCTTCCCGCACCCTCACGTAGCCCCGCACACCCTTCACAAGAGCCGAGGACCATCCCCACCCCGCAGCACCCACACAACCAACTGcaccctcagcccctgcccaccctgaaCCTACTCACACGAGTcattccctgtcccccaggCTACTCCATCCACGAGTCCATCCCAACCCCGAGGCCACCCTGTCCCCGAGGCCACCCTGTCGCTGCACCTGGTGCCGGTGCGGGTGAAGAggggccgcccgcccgcggggcCCACGGCGCCGTGCAGCAGCGGGTGCTCCTTGGCGAACACCAGCGTCTCGTCAGGGAAGTCCCCGGAGGTGACAACACCGGCAGCAGGTCCCATCCCGGCGCAACAGCCCGGCCTGCGGCACAGCCGGTGTGGGGACGCGGTGTCTGCGGCACCCCGGGGACGTCCCGCTGTAGGGTGGGGGCCTACCTGGGCTGAGGGACCTTGTCCTCGGGCACTGGGGTCCAGGTGGCCCCTCGGGGCTCAGCGAAGGGACCCTCGAACGAGCGCTCCACATCTGCCAGGTAGAAGGCGCAGACGGCCGAGCCGGGGATGCTGCGGTGACAGGAAGGCTTTGGTTTGACCAAGGCTCCtgtgtgtcccagctgtgtccccatgCTCTgtttccctgtgtgtgtgtgtgtccctgtgtccccgtgtctCCATGGGAGTCCacccccccatgtccccctgggTAACCCCCTCCCCACGTCCCCACCTGCCTGTTGGGTTGGGTGCCAAAGAGGGCGAGCACAGCGGGGCGCCCgtgcagggtctgggggggtGTCACGGC
Encoded proteins:
- the SEMA6C gene encoding semaphorin-6C isoform X2, which gives rise to MPGVPLPFVVVLLLLLAGVPAQSFPRDLVARSTVGLTATAAYPRFGGLRGDNGTARLGLDFQRMLRLNGTLFVAARDHIYAFELGQDKGTLYPERDECHNYIRVLVPRDAETLLACGTNAFSPLCRTYQVSSLAQQGDEVSGQARCPFDAKQSIVALFVDGSLYSATVADFQASDAVIYRSLSPGRAPLRTLKYSSRWLQEPHFVQVLPYGPYVYFFFREVAVELSALGKVLVARVARVCRNDRGGSPRVLERRWTSFLKVRLQCSVPGDTVFYFDVLEAVTPPQTLHGRPAVLALFGTQPNSIPGSAVCAFYLADVERSFEGPFAEPRGATWTPVPEDKVPQPRPGCCAGMGPAAGVVTSGDFPDETLVFAKEHPLLHGAVGPAGGRPLFTRTGTRLTQLAVDTGAGPRGNQTVLFLGAEDGRVLKVLAASQRPEATQTPGATPAPGDTRELGDSGAKTLLLEEISLYDPGRCRGPRGAGVPSRVLGLELHLPGRELLVAFAGCLVRLPLSRCARHGSCRGSCLAARDPYCVWLPSKGCVPFSEDLPSGFQQDVEGSLGISGSCQGATAAGDGDEDGDVVHEVRHPGPGAAATVPVPVLVGCVLGAFVLGALATGLVAICCQRPAVPKTPSEPPCAPRTPAQPPVPRLYPALPPQGGAGALRDAPEPPCPEPPALPPARAPRERELRRGHSVPLGPVGCPEPPGPGPPVKASLEELLQRLHGSSGGSGWPVTPPGTGSFANRVQPRAAGPGSLFAPHDRAPVRLDVPPDSPPAPRRPLAQSHSLGGTPVSPPGPPRGLTRMHSLGTPGGTPWAPRPGTLERSLSMKPPTLPKPLLLPTAPGRP
- the SEMA6C gene encoding semaphorin-6C isoform X1 gives rise to the protein MPGVPLPFVVVLLLLLAGVPAQSFPRDLVARSTVGLTATAAYPRFGGLRGDNGTARLGLDFQRMLRLNGTLFVAARDHIYAFELGQDKGTLYPERHLTWEPQDRENCAMRGRRQDECHNYIRVLVPRDAETLLACGTNAFSPLCRTYQVSSLAQQGDEVSGQARCPFDAKQSIVALFVDGSLYSATVADFQASDAVIYRSLSPGRAPLRTLKYSSRWLQEPHFVQVLPYGPYVYFFFREVAVELSALGKVLVARVARVCRNDRGGSPRVLERRWTSFLKVRLQCSVPGDTVFYFDVLEAVTPPQTLHGRPAVLALFGTQPNSIPGSAVCAFYLADVERSFEGPFAEPRGATWTPVPEDKVPQPRPGCCAGMGPAAGVVTSGDFPDETLVFAKEHPLLHGAVGPAGGRPLFTRTGTRLTQLAVDTGAGPRGNQTVLFLGAEDGRVLKVLAASQRPEATQTPGATPAPGDTRELGDSGAKTLLLEEISLYDPGRCRGPRGAGVPSRVLGLELHLPGRELLVAFAGCLVRLPLSRCARHGSCRGSCLAARDPYCVWLPSKGCVPFSEDLPSGFQQDVEGSLGISGSCQGATAAGDGDEDGDVVHEVRHPGPGAAATVPVPVLVGCVLGAFVLGALATGLVAICCQRPAVPKTPSEPPCAPRTPAQPPVPRLYPALPPQGGAGALRDAPEPPCPEPPALPPARAPRERELRRGHSVPLGPVGCPEPPGPGPPVKASLEELLQRLHGSSGGSGWPVTPPGTGSFANRVQPRAAGPGSLFAPHDRAPVRLDVPPDSPPAPRRPLAQSHSLGGTPVSPPGPPRGLTRMHSLGTPGGTPWAPRPGTLERSLSMKPPTLPKPLLLPTAPGRP